The DNA sequence AGATCATCTGTTTCCGGTATAAATATTACTTCATCTGCTACTTCTTCTATTGTTCTATTACTTATTTGAGTTACTCCTATTACATAGGCACCTCTTGCTTTTACTTCCTTAATATTTGATAATGATTTTTCAAATAAATTATCTTGTGTTGCTATTGCAACTACTGGTACATTTTCTTCTATTAATGCTATTGTACCATGTTTTAATTCTCCTGAAGCAAATGCTTCTGTATGCATATACGCAACTTCTTTCATTTTTAATGATGCTTCTGTAGCTATACTATAATCTAAACCTCTTCCTAAAAAGAATCCATTAGTATTATCTTTGATTTTTTCTGCTATTTTTTTAATTTTTTCTTCTGTTTCAATAATAGATTGTACTTTATCCGGTATAGCTAACAATTCATCTACTATATGAGAATAATTTTCTTTAGAAATATTTTCTTTAATATCAGCTAAATAAAGAGCTAACATATAGAATACGACAACTTGAGTAGTATAAGCTTTAGTTGATGCAACAGCTATTTCAGGGCCAGCCCAAGTATAGATAACATTATCAGCTTCTCTAGCGATAGATGAACCGATAACATTAGTAATAGCAAGTGTAGTAGCACCTTTAGATTTAGCTTCTCTTAAAGCGGCTAATGTATCTAAAGTTTCACCAGATTGACTTACTAAGATAACTAAAGTGTTTTCATCAATAAAAGGATCAGAATATCTAAATTCCGAAGCTATATCAGCATCAGCTTTAATTCCAGCAATTTTTTGCAGAGCAAATTTACCTTGTAATCCCGCGTTATAAGCAGTACCGCAAGCGATAATATAGATATTAGTGATAGAATCGATATTAGATTTATCAAGATTAATATCATCAAACATAATTTGGTTATTTTCATCTAATCTTCTATTAAGAGTTTCTCTGATACCTTGAGGCTGCTCATGAATTTCTTTAAGCATAAAATGAGGATAGCCAGCTTTAGTAGCTTGATCCATAGACCATTCGATAGTATGAAGATCTCTATTAATAACATTTTTATCAAGATCAAAAATTTCAATAGAATCTTTAGTGATAACTCCGATTTCTTCATTTTCTAAGAAATAGACCTCTTTAGTATATTTTAAAAGGGCAGGAACATCGGAAGCGATAAAGTTTTCATTAGTTCCTTTACCAATAACTAAAGGACTGTCTTTTCTAGCACAGAAAATAGTATCGGGATTTTTAGTATTTAGGATACCTAAAGCATAAGCACCTTTAACTTTTTTAAGAGTTTTTTGTATAGCACTAAAGAAATCATCAGATTGTTTAGAATAGAAATCTAAAAGATGAGGAATAACTTCAGTATCAGTTTCAGAAAAGAAGTTATAGCCTAATTGAGTAAGTTCTTTTTTAATATCCATATAATTCTCGATAATCCCATTATGAACAACAGCAATAGATTTATCCAAGTTAAAATGAGGATGAGAATTCTCATCGGAAGGAGCACCATGAGTAGCCCATCTGGTGTGTCCAATAGCAATATTTCCTGCAATAGGATTAGATTTAAGATCTTCATCTAAGACTTTAAGTCTCCCCTCTTTTTTTCTGATAATAAGCTCTTGATTATAGTTAACAGCAATCCCGGCTGAATCATAACCGCGATATTCAAGCTTCTCTAAACCATCAAGAATAATTTCACTAGCATTATTATCACCAATATAACCTACAATTCCACACATAAAAATTCCTCCTGTAATTTTTAGATTTTAGAAGGAAACGCTGCTTGAATACTTTTGTCCTATAAGTCACCTTATAGATTTGTGTATTTCTAAGGCTGCAGCAACCGTAGAAGCATCCGCCGAAAATTCGATAACTTCTCTCCTCGTCAACTAAGATAAAAAAATTTAATTAAAGTAAAACTTTGTATTTTTAACTTAGTTCTGGCGCTAAATCTTTTTTTTATTTCCTTCTAATTGATATAAGTTGAGATATTCATAACAAGGTGTTAAACTTAAAATATATAAGAAATCTTCAACTTATATGAAATATAAAATTTTAAATGTACGAACATAAGAATTATAGCAAAAAAAACATAGAAAGCATAGGGAAAATAATGCATTTTCAGGTATAAATTCTTTCATAAAAATTCGAAAGAATTTATTTCGAATAAAACAGAATTATTTGATGTTGTATTTATATTGGAAAAATAATACAATATATAGACGAAAATAGTTAATAATTAACACTTTGTAAAAAAACAATTAAATCTTTCGGGGGTTAAAATGAGAAAGAGAATATATAAAAGAGTAGCTAATTTAATAAGTAAAATCATATTAGAGAATATTCCATTTTTTATTCTGCTTGGAATTTTGAGTTTTTTCGGTTTGGAATATTCAATGTTAAATGATTTTAAAGATATAATGCATAAATATGTTATACCAGTAGTAGTAACATATACCGCAGGGAGAACAATAGAGAATAAATTTGGTGGAATAACAGCAGTAATAGTAATGGGAGGAGTATTATCAAAATATAGTTTTCAATCATTTTTAGGCCCAATATTGATAGGAGTAATAGCAGGTATAGTAATTAGAAAATATAGAGAACAGATAAAAAAGATACCATATCCCGGATATGAGATGATACTAAATAATTTAGGAACAGTCTTTATAAGTCTTCTTTTAATTATGCTATTTGTATATATTTTACCAGTTTATGGATATGTACAGGTGAAATTTCTAAATAGATTTAAAGAAACTATATTTAATATAACTTATTTTCCGTTATTTTCCGTTATAATAGAACCGGCAAAAGTGTTTTTTTTGAATAATCTGATAAATCATGGGGTATTATCAGTATTAGGATTAGCGGAACTTAACGAAAAAGGAAAATCGATATTTTTTTTATTAGAAACAAATCCTGGTCCAGGACTTGGTGTATTGCTAGCATATTATTTTTATGAAAAAAAGAAACAGAATCATGTTAAAACAAAGGATATAGCCTCAAATATTTTTATACAGTTTATAGGAGGGATACATGAAGTGTATTTTCCATATGTGTTAAGAAGATTGACTCTTATACCGGCGTTAATAATGGGAGGAGTAACAGCAGTATATATATTTCAAAGATTTGATGCAGGTCTTGTAGGGGTAGCTTCTCCTGGTAGTATAATAATGTTATTAGTATTAGCACCGGTAAAAGATAAAATTATTGTATTTTTTGGAGTAATGATATCAACGGTAGTAACATTTTTAATATCATATTATATATTAAATAGAAAAGAAATAATGAATGGAAAAAAAGAGATAGATAATATGTTTAATAGAATTTATGTAAATGAAAAAATAAAATATAGAGAAAAAATAAATATATATGTAGTATGTGATGCGGGAATGGGTTCAAGTGCAATGGGAGCAACACTGTTGGAAAGAAAGATAAAAAAAGCAGGAATAAGGAATATAAAAGTAGATAATAGTTCGGTAGATAGAATACCTGAAAATGGAGATATAATAATAGTGCATAAGCAGTTATTAAATAGAATAGATGTAAATGAGAGTGAAAAAAATATAATAACAATAGATGATTTTATGGATTCGAAATTTTATGATATATTGGTAGAAAAATTAAAAAACACTATAGATTCAGATATAGTATTGGGAAAAGAAAGAAAAAATATAATAAATATAGAAAAAATAGTAAGAGAGGAAAAACTAACAGAAGAAATAAATAAAAAATATAAAACTAAAAGATCTGAATTGATGAAAGATAAAAAAGAATTAAACATTGAAAAAGAAAATAAAGAGCAAAAAGAAAACAGAATAGAAAATATAGTAAAAAATAAAAAAATACTATATAGAGAAAACATACAAATCGGATTAAAAAGGACAGAAAAAGAAAAAGCATTAAAAAATATCGGGAAAGAATTATTCGAGAAAGGTTATGTAACAGAGGAATATATAGAGACTATATTAGAACGAGAAAAAGTATCAAGTACATATCTTAGTTATGGGATAGCTATTCCTCATGGATCAGCAAAAGGAACACCATATATAAAACAAAGTGGAATAGTAATACATCAATATCCTTACGGTATAGATTATGGAGATGGAAAAATAGTATATATAATAATAGGGATAGCAGCATTAAAAGATAAACATATACAAATAATA is a window from the Hypnocyclicus thermotrophus genome containing:
- the glmS gene encoding glutamine--fructose-6-phosphate transaminase (isomerizing), coding for MCGIVGYIGDNNASEIILDGLEKLEYRGYDSAGIAVNYNQELIIRKKEGRLKVLDEDLKSNPIAGNIAIGHTRWATHGAPSDENSHPHFNLDKSIAVVHNGIIENYMDIKKELTQLGYNFFSETDTEVIPHLLDFYSKQSDDFFSAIQKTLKKVKGAYALGILNTKNPDTIFCARKDSPLVIGKGTNENFIASDVPALLKYTKEVYFLENEEIGVITKDSIEIFDLDKNVINRDLHTIEWSMDQATKAGYPHFMLKEIHEQPQGIRETLNRRLDENNQIMFDDINLDKSNIDSITNIYIIACGTAYNAGLQGKFALQKIAGIKADADIASEFRYSDPFIDENTLVILVSQSGETLDTLAALREAKSKGATTLAITNVIGSSIAREADNVIYTWAGPEIAVASTKAYTTQVVVFYMLALYLADIKENISKENYSHIVDELLAIPDKVQSIIETEEKIKKIAEKIKDNTNGFFLGRGLDYSIATEASLKMKEVAYMHTEAFASGELKHGTIALIEENVPVVAIATQDNLFEKSLSNIKEVKARGAYVIGVTQISNRTIEEVADEVIFIPETDDLIAGITAIVPLQLLAYYVSILRGLDVDKPRNLAKSVTVE
- a CDS encoding PTS sugar transporter subunit IIA, with amino-acid sequence MRKRIYKRVANLISKIILENIPFFILLGILSFFGLEYSMLNDFKDIMHKYVIPVVVTYTAGRTIENKFGGITAVIVMGGVLSKYSFQSFLGPILIGVIAGIVIRKYREQIKKIPYPGYEMILNNLGTVFISLLLIMLFVYILPVYGYVQVKFLNRFKETIFNITYFPLFSVIIEPAKVFFLNNLINHGVLSVLGLAELNEKGKSIFFLLETNPGPGLGVLLAYYFYEKKKQNHVKTKDIASNIFIQFIGGIHEVYFPYVLRRLTLIPALIMGGVTAVYIFQRFDAGLVGVASPGSIIMLLVLAPVKDKIIVFFGVMISTVVTFLISYYILNRKEIMNGKKEIDNMFNRIYVNEKIKYREKINIYVVCDAGMGSSAMGATLLERKIKKAGIRNIKVDNSSVDRIPENGDIIIVHKQLLNRIDVNESEKNIITIDDFMDSKFYDILVEKLKNTIDSDIVLGKERKNIINIEKIVREEKLTEEINKKYKTKRSELMKDKKELNIEKENKEQKENRIENIVKNKKILYRENIQIGLKRTEKEKALKNIGKELFEKGYVTEEYIETILEREKVSSTYLSYGIAIPHGSAKGTPYIKQSGIVIHQYPYGIDYGDGKIVYIIIGIAALKDKHIQIISKLAELIDNEKISEQLSTAIDIEEIYQIFLDLEEEIC